The genomic window GAGTCCGTTCAAGGCCATCTTCTCTTTCCTGAGCTCACGCACCAGCCAGTCGGAAACCAGATGGAGTAACCGTCCATGCTTACCATCTCCAAACCGCTCTCGTCCGGTCAGGCGCAGAACTACCACTCCAAAGAGTTCACGTCAAAAGAGCAGAACTACTGGTCCCAGCGAGGCGTGATCCAAGGCGAATGGCAGGGTCAGCTCGCTTCGCGCTTCGGACTATCTGGAGCGGTCTCCGCTGAGGACTTCGCACGGCTAAGCCAGGGCCAGCATCCGCAGACCGGCGAGCAGATCGTGCGTCAGCGCGCCTCCTATGAGTATGTCGATGAGAACGGCAAGACCGTCAAAACCATGGAGCACCGCGCCGGTTGGGATGCGACCTTTTCCGCGCCGAAGTCTGTCTCGCTGACTGCGCTTGTCGGCGGCGACGAGAACGTGCGCATCGCCCATCGCGTCGCCGTCAAAGTCGCCCTCGAACAGCTTGAGATGTACACGCAGGCGCGCATCGGCGGGAACCAACCTGCCGAGAGCACGGCCAAGTTGATCGCTGCCAAATTTGAGCACGATACGGCCCGGCCTGTCGATGGCTACGTGGCTCCGCAACTTCATACGCACGCCGTCTTCTTTAACGTCACCGAGCGCGAGAACGGTCAGTTCCGTGCCGTTCAGCCGCAGAGTTTGTTCGCGTCGCAACAGTTCGCCACAGCCGTTTACCAGTCAGAGTTGACCTACCACCTGCGCCAACTCGGCTACGAGATCACGACGGGCCGGAGCGGCGCGCCGGAGATCAAGGGATACACGCAGGAGTACCTTGACGCATCGAGTCCACGCAGCCAGCAGATTCGTGAGTATCTGGAACGAACCGGGCGCACCGGCTCAGAGGCCGCGGAGATTGCCGCGCACTCGACCCGCGACAAGAAAGCGATTCACTCGCCGCGTGAAGTCATGGCGGCGCACCGCAAACTTGCCGCTGACTTCGGCCATCAGGCCGAAGCCGTCGTCCGCGAGGCGCGCGAGCGGCTCCAGCGCCAGCAGCAGCCAGCGCAATCCATCGACCGCGTGCGCGAGTCACTCACTTTCGCTCGCGACAAGAACTTCGAGCGCGAGGCCGTCGTGGACGAGCGCGCCCTGATCCGCGACAGCCTCCGCCGCGGCATGGGGGAAGTCAGGTATTCCGAAGTGCGCAACAATCTCAACGCTCGTCTTGCCTCAGGCGAATTCCAGATCGTTGATCGCCAACAACACTCTCCCGCGCGGCAGTTCACAACCGCCAGGACCATCGCTGCCGAGCAAGAAATCGTTCATCGCGTTAGCGAGGGGCGAAACCAGATCGATCCGGTTCTCTCTCGTCAGCAGGCGATTGCCGTGGCCGATCAATATGGACATCTGAACCGCGCGCAGAAAAGCGTCGTCGAGGATGTTTTGAGTTCCCCGGACCGCATCCAGGGCATTCAAGGATACGCCGGCGCAGGCAAGACGACGGCGCTTTCCGTGATCCGCAGCGCGGCGGAATCGGAGGGCTATGCCGTGCGCGGTTTCGCCCCAACCTCGCGCGCAGCGCGGCAACTCAACGAAGCTGGCGTTACTTCCGAAACCTTGCAGAAATTCCTTGTGCGGCCCATTGAGCGCCCAGCGCCGGCACAGCGGAACTTCTACTTCGTCGATGAATCGAGCCTGGCGAGCACCAATCAGATGCGCGAGTTTCTTGCGCGCCTTGGGCCGCAGGACCGCGTGCTCTTGATCGGCGACACGCGCCAGCACCAGGGCGTTGAAGCCGGCCGCCCATTCGAACAGTTACAAGAGGCTGGAATGCGCACGGCGCGGCTCGACGAGATCGTCCGCCAGCGAGACCCAGAACTGAAATCGGCCGTCGAGATGCTCGCCAAAGGGCAGGCCTCCGCCGCGCTCGAATCGCTTCAACAGCAGGGGCGCGTCCGGGAGATTCCGAATGCCGAAGAGCGCATTCGCACCATCGCCAAAGCCTATGCCGAAGTCCCGGCAAAGACGCTAATCGTCTCGCCGGACAACGCCTCACGCCGTGAGTTGAACGTTGCCGTCCGCGAGGAACTGAAGGCCCATGGGATCGTTGCGGCTGATGACCGCAACTTCCGGGTTCTGGTTCAGCGCCGGGACATGACCGGAGCCGAGCGGACCTGGGCAAGCCACTACGAGACGGGCGACATCGTCCGCTTTTCGCGCGGTAGCAAAGCTCTCGGCATCGAGGCCGGAAGCTACGGTTCGGTTGTCGGCGTGAACTCCGCCGCCAACCTGCTTTCCGTCGAGAAAGTCACCGGCGAGATCGCCACTTACGACCCGCGCCGCCTCACCGGCGTCAGTGTCTACCGCGAGATCGACCGTGAATTTTCCGCTGGCGACCGCATCCAGTTCACCGCGCCCGACAAGGCGCTTGGCGTCGCCAACCGCGACCTTGCCGTGATCGATTCGATTGCGCCCGATGGCCGCATTTCGGTCCGCCTCGAATCCGGCCGTGAGATCAACTTTGACCCCGCCGAGCACCGGCACTTCGACCACGGCTACGCCGTTACCAGTCACAGCGCCCAGGGCCTCACCGCCGAGCGCGTCCTCGTCAACGTCGACACATCCGTCCACCCGGACCTGCTCAACTCTCGCTTCGGATATGTTTCCATCTCCCGCGCCAGCCACGAGGCAACGCTCTTCACCGACAACCTCGCCAAACTCAACCCGCAGCTCAGCGCCGACATCTCCAAATCCTCCGCCTTGGAAATGAATCAAGGTTCATCCATCGCACCGGAAATCAATGTCGGCATGAATATGTGAGGGGCATAACTGATACTATCGTCCACGTTTTTTATCCATCATTCGCGCTCATCATGCAGCAACGAAACGGCAAGTTCCGCGCTTGATTCCTTGCCCAAGGATCGTGAAATGCCCCGATTGACATCCGCCTCAAACAATGTAAGCTGACAGTGACGGACAGATGAAAACATTCGGTGAACAAATTAGGGATCTTCGGGAAGCAAAGGACATTTCTGTCCGTGAACTAGCTAGGCAACTGAATGTCTCTGCTGCATTTTTATCGGATGTGGAACTAGGGCGCCGCCATCCGTCGGATGAGATCATGCGAAAAATGGCAGAGTGCCTTGGTACAACACCGGAAGAACTCCAGAAATACGACGCGCGTCCCCCTGTACAGGAACTGAAACGGATTGCCGCAAATGATCCTGCGATGGGATTTGCGCTGCGTCGTGTGGTGGACGAAGGCATAACCGCGAAAGATCTCCTTGAGTTTCTCAACCAACACGGGAAGAAGAAGAAATGAGAACGTACCGCTCGAAATCCGGGCCGTTTCTCGAACAGCCCTTTTACCGCCCGGCCGATTTCGAATCGATTTGCGTCGAAGCGCTTAGGAGCGTGGAGCTTTTCCCCACATCCCCATCGCCCGTAAGAATCGACCGCTTTATAGAAAAGCGCTTCAAGGTGCAACCGACCTACGCATCCCTCCCACCAGGTGTCCTCGGATTCACCCGTTTCGGCGCGAATGGGGTCGAGGAGATTGTAATTTCCCAGGCGCTCGACGAAGAAGGCACGGCGACTGCCGAGAGGCGATTGCGCACTACGCTCGCCCACGAAGGGGGCCACGGGCTCCTTCACGCGCATCTCTTTGCCTTGGGCGACCGCCCCGATTCCTTGTTTTCTGGAGAACTCGCTCCCGATGCCCCGAAAATCATGTGCCGGGACGACGTGCAAACCGGCGTAAGCACTGGCAAGAAACCGCCGTACCGATGGTGGGAGTTCCAGGCGAACCAAGCGATGGGAACCCTCCTACTCCCACAGTCCCTTGTGGAAAAAGCGCTCGAAACAATAATTGAAAAGCGCGGCCTCCTTGGTGTACCTGTTCTTTCTACAGGCCGCCGGAAGGACGCTATCCGGCTCATTGCAGAGACGTTCAACGTAAATCCCATCGTTGCGCACTACCGGTTGGACGCCCTCTATCCCACGTCGGCCGAGCAGCAGTTGACACTCTAAATTTTTTGCCTAAAATGTAAGCTATAGTAGCTTACGTAAGCTATCTATCGGCGGAGCAATGGCAGCCACACACAAGCACATCGTGAACCCACATTGGCCACGCTCGGTAACTCAAGCCTCGCGGGCGATGACCTCGCCGGTCCGCAAAGCTCGAAGCGTACCAGCCCTCGTCCGCCTTTTTCTCTTTGTCGAGGCCGGTGGACGCTGCGAGTTCGATGGCTGCAACAAGTACCTCCTCGAACATCACGTCACGCTCACCGCAGGCAACTTCGCGGAGGTGGCGCACATCGTCGCGTTCCAGGAGGACGGTCCGCGCGGACGAAGCAAAGTGCGCCCCGTAGACATTCATGAGGCCCAGAACCTCATGCTTCTCTGTCCCGAATGCCACAAGCATATCGACGACCATCCAGAGCGGTTTCCCATAGCGACGCTTCGCAAATTCAAGGAGCGCCACGAGCGGCATATCCACCACATGACTGCGCTCAGGCCCGAATACCGAACCTCAGTCCTCATGGTCACCGCCAACATTTGCGACCAGGGCGTCTTCATTCCGTTCGATCAGGTCATCGAAGCGCTTGCGCCGCGGTATCCAGTCTCGAAACCTGGCAAACTCATCGATCTTACGTCAATTCCGATCAACGACACGGCATCGCTTGAAACCGCGCGAGAGGCGGTCCGGCGCGGGCTCGCCGCGCTCTACGACGCTGGCGGCGAGGTCCAGACGGTAAAGCACATGTCGATCTTTGCGCTTGCTCCCATGCCGCTCCTCGTGGACCTAGGCGCGCGTCTCAGCAACAAGATTCCTACCGACCTCTACCAGCGGCATCGCGACACTGAAGATTGGACGTGGAAGCAGGGAGACACTTCGGTTTCGTATACATTCGGTATCGTGCAGCAGGGCACCGATCCAACGAAGGCGGCGCTCATAATGTCGCTGAGCGGCACCATCCGGCTGGAAGATTTGCCACCGAGCATCGACCAGACATTCACGGTATACGAGTTCACCTTGAAAGGCGCGATTCCCCATCCCGCGTTCCTGAAGACCCGGTCGGACCTCGAAGTGTTCCGCGCGAGTTATCAAGCACTCCTTGGGTCGATCCTTGACAACCAAGGCATCGTGAAGGAACTCCACTTGTTTCCTGCAGTACCCGCGCCTGTGGCGATCCTCTGCGGGCGCGAACTCCTGCCGAAGGTTCATCCGGGCCTCCTCGTGTACGACTTCGACAAGCAAAAGGACGGTTTCACATTTCAACTCAAGGTGAATGCATATGGACACGAATGAATACCTGCAATCGGTGCTCTCCGGTCAGTCTCTTGGGGAGGACAGCGCGGAATTGAAAGAACTACAGGCGGAGCGAGCAAAAGTGGAAAAACTCATCCGCGAGAGCTTCGGCTCCGTGCCAATCATCCGCTATGGCGGGTCGAAGGCAAAGGGGAGCCTTATCAAGGAATCGTATGATCTCGATATTGTCTGCTACCTTCCATCGGAGAGCGATGCCGCTGGAAAAACGCTCCAGGAAATTTACGAGAACATCCGAAACTGCCTCAACAAGAGCTATTACGTCGAGGAAAAGACCTCGGCGCTGCGGCTTAAAGGCAATGCGGCAGACAACTACATGCGCGACTTTCATATCGATGTCGTGCCTGGGCGATTCACTGACGAAAGTAAGTCGGATTGCTTCATCTACCAGAAGTCTGCGGAGAAATGCCGTCTAAAAACCAATCTCGACACCCACATTGCGCACGTGAAAGGAAGCGGTGTTGTCGATGCGATCAGGCTACTCAAACTTTGGAAAACGCGGAAGGGGCTACGCGTCAAGCAATTTGTGTTCGAGCTCCTGATCATCGACCTACTCAGCGGAATGAAATCGAAGCCACTCGCGGATCAACTCCTCCATGTGTGGAACGAGATCGCTGACCACGAAGAACCAATTCACGTCGAAGATCCCGCGAACCCGAACGGCAACGATCTCACCGACGTGATGACTACCGTATGGGCAACGCTCCGTGTAGCTGCGACCGACACACTCAATACGATCAAATGGTCGGGTTGGGAAGCGGTATTCGGTTCGGTGGCGGCAGCGAAGTCTTTCACTGTTGCGGAACGGGCACAACGCGCCACGGCGTCCGTGAGCACACCGAACAGGCCGTGGTGCCCACGCGGATGAAGAGGTCTTGGTACGAGAAGAACCCTGGTGTGCTGCGCGATATGGAGGCGGAGATTGCGGCGAGGTATCCGGACCTACGGGTGGTGATGGAGCAGGGCACTGTTTATATCCGTGGCAGCTTTCCCATCATGGACGCAACGGATGTGCTCGATCGCTTTCAGATCGAGATCGAACTGCCAGCAGATTTTCCAGAATCCATTCCGGTTCTTCGGGAGGTTGGCGGCAGGATTCCGTGGCACGAGAACCGACACGTGAATAATGGCACCGGAGAAGCGTGCCCGATTGTTCCCGAAGAATGGCTGGTGCGAACGGAGCGCGACTCGATACTCGCATTCTTGGACGGTCCTGTGAGGAACTTCTTTCTCGGGCAGATTCTTATCGAAGCTGGGCAACCGTGGCCCTTCGGAGAGCGATCGCATGGCATTGATGGACTCTTTGAAGCATACGAAGACATAACTGGGATTTCTGACCGGAATACCATTGTCCGTTATCTCGAATGCCTAAGTCGAGACGTCTTTAAGGGACATTGGGCATGCCCGTGTGGGAGCGGCAAGCATCTGCGCAATTGCCATTTGGAACAGCTCAAAGCCCTACAAGCGAAAGTTCCTGCATTCGTTGCGCGAAGCGCACTTGCAAGAATTGACGAGCAGCTTCAATTGCGGCGAGGAATCCGAAAACACAAACGCTGATCTTCTTGGAGTTTATCCAGTCAATGCTGCGAAAAAGCAAGAGAGCCGCTCAGTCAATATCACCGGATCAATCTCCCTTTTCCGTTATTGTGCAGTAGAACATACATTACCTTTTGGCCACATACATCCGACAACCTATCATCTCCGTCCCCGGCGGGGCTGCTGAATTTGTAGCAGGCTGCTGGCGCCCTTCCCCCACTGCGACCGCCGGTGAGACTGGCGTTCTACGCTTCCCATCCATGCGGGCCTGTGTCCTGCCCGCAACGCCGACCCTGAAAAACAATGCGGTGCAGCCTTCGGCTGGACCTCCGGTTCGACATTCGTTTCCCTGCGAACTCTAGGCTTCGTTCGGCTCCTTCTGTCAACCCCGCTTGTGCAGCTCCGCGCGGCATACAGCGCCGTGCTCGCTTCCGCGCCCCTTCGGGCTTCGGGGGTTGACAGCGCCTCTCTGCGCCCTTTTCGCAGCTATGAAACGAATGTCTTTTTTTAGCCCTCCCAGGGCTGAAAAACGGCAAATCCCACTCCGAAGGAGCCGAAGATCATGACCTACGCCAGCAACAGCACCGCCAACACCGCGCCGCACAGCAACAATGCGGCGCTACGCGGCGAATCCCCCTACCAGCAGCGCACTACCGAGCGCGAAAACCCCGCGCAGC from Pseudacidobacterium ailaaui includes these protein-coding regions:
- the mobF gene encoding MobF family relaxase; protein product: MLTISKPLSSGQAQNYHSKEFTSKEQNYWSQRGVIQGEWQGQLASRFGLSGAVSAEDFARLSQGQHPQTGEQIVRQRASYEYVDENGKTVKTMEHRAGWDATFSAPKSVSLTALVGGDENVRIAHRVAVKVALEQLEMYTQARIGGNQPAESTAKLIAAKFEHDTARPVDGYVAPQLHTHAVFFNVTERENGQFRAVQPQSLFASQQFATAVYQSELTYHLRQLGYEITTGRSGAPEIKGYTQEYLDASSPRSQQIREYLERTGRTGSEAAEIAAHSTRDKKAIHSPREVMAAHRKLAADFGHQAEAVVREARERLQRQQQPAQSIDRVRESLTFARDKNFEREAVVDERALIRDSLRRGMGEVRYSEVRNNLNARLASGEFQIVDRQQHSPARQFTTARTIAAEQEIVHRVSEGRNQIDPVLSRQQAIAVADQYGHLNRAQKSVVEDVLSSPDRIQGIQGYAGAGKTTALSVIRSAAESEGYAVRGFAPTSRAARQLNEAGVTSETLQKFLVRPIERPAPAQRNFYFVDESSLASTNQMREFLARLGPQDRVLLIGDTRQHQGVEAGRPFEQLQEAGMRTARLDEIVRQRDPELKSAVEMLAKGQASAALESLQQQGRVREIPNAEERIRTIAKAYAEVPAKTLIVSPDNASRRELNVAVREELKAHGIVAADDRNFRVLVQRRDMTGAERTWASHYETGDIVRFSRGSKALGIEAGSYGSVVGVNSAANLLSVEKVTGEIATYDPRRLTGVSVYREIDREFSAGDRIQFTAPDKALGVANRDLAVIDSIAPDGRISVRLESGREINFDPAEHRHFDHGYAVTSHSAQGLTAERVLVNVDTSVHPDLLNSRFGYVSISRASHEATLFTDNLAKLNPQLSADISKSSALEMNQGSSIAPEINVGMNM
- a CDS encoding helix-turn-helix domain-containing protein, with the translated sequence MKTFGEQIRDLREAKDISVRELARQLNVSAAFLSDVELGRRHPSDEIMRKMAECLGTTPEELQKYDARPPVQELKRIAANDPAMGFALRRVVDEGITAKDLLEFLNQHGKKKK
- a CDS encoding ImmA/IrrE family metallo-endopeptidase; the protein is MRTYRSKSGPFLEQPFYRPADFESICVEALRSVELFPTSPSPVRIDRFIEKRFKVQPTYASLPPGVLGFTRFGANGVEEIVISQALDEEGTATAERRLRTTLAHEGGHGLLHAHLFALGDRPDSLFSGELAPDAPKIMCRDDVQTGVSTGKKPPYRWWEFQANQAMGTLLLPQSLVEKALETIIEKRGLLGVPVLSTGRRKDAIRLIAETFNVNPIVAHYRLDALYPTSAEQQLTL
- a CDS encoding SAVED domain-containing protein is translated as MAATHKHIVNPHWPRSVTQASRAMTSPVRKARSVPALVRLFLFVEAGGRCEFDGCNKYLLEHHVTLTAGNFAEVAHIVAFQEDGPRGRSKVRPVDIHEAQNLMLLCPECHKHIDDHPERFPIATLRKFKERHERHIHHMTALRPEYRTSVLMVTANICDQGVFIPFDQVIEALAPRYPVSKPGKLIDLTSIPINDTASLETAREAVRRGLAALYDAGGEVQTVKHMSIFALAPMPLLVDLGARLSNKIPTDLYQRHRDTEDWTWKQGDTSVSYTFGIVQQGTDPTKAALIMSLSGTIRLEDLPPSIDQTFTVYEFTLKGAIPHPAFLKTRSDLEVFRASYQALLGSILDNQGIVKELHLFPAVPAPVAILCGRELLPKVHPGLLVYDFDKQKDGFTFQLKVNAYGHE
- a CDS encoding SEC-C metal-binding domain-containing protein, which encodes MLRDMEAEIAARYPDLRVVMEQGTVYIRGSFPIMDATDVLDRFQIEIELPADFPESIPVLREVGGRIPWHENRHVNNGTGEACPIVPEEWLVRTERDSILAFLDGPVRNFFLGQILIEAGQPWPFGERSHGIDGLFEAYEDITGISDRNTIVRYLECLSRDVFKGHWACPCGSGKHLRNCHLEQLKALQAKVPAFVARSALARIDEQLQLRRGIRKHKR